A region from the Brevibacterium paucivorans genome encodes:
- a CDS encoding DUF2617 family protein codes for MAVTTLETGIYTAPAHIDFVDTRADQLVYSLDEPRITPVLARDFTFTHVGVPLEVELAVLGCSHQVTVRNEGRELVRETLACISDREPWVPSTSSHVLARGGQLTFDSTVVKPADFLSEVGRLESQLADSYAQCSVKFPGQPGAVTALTCSASSNGLEWRTWHCYPQNGEVVETRSVLSVDAALSIDEQHVQRVPGSEHVR; via the coding sequence ATGGCAGTGACGACTTTGGAGACGGGTATATACACGGCCCCCGCCCATATTGACTTCGTTGACACCAGGGCCGACCAGCTGGTGTATTCGCTTGATGAACCCAGGATCACGCCCGTGCTGGCCCGCGACTTCACGTTTACTCACGTGGGGGTGCCGCTGGAGGTCGAACTCGCAGTGTTGGGATGTTCACACCAGGTCACAGTGCGCAACGAAGGACGGGAGTTGGTGCGCGAAACCCTAGCGTGCATTTCGGACCGCGAGCCGTGGGTGCCGTCAACCAGTTCCCATGTGTTGGCCCGCGGTGGTCAGCTCACATTCGACTCCACTGTCGTGAAACCGGCAGATTTCTTGAGTGAAGTCGGCCGCCTCGAAAGCCAACTTGCGGACTCTTACGCCCAGTGCAGCGTGAAGTTTCCGGGCCAGCCTGGCGCGGTTACGGCTCTGACATGCTCTGCTAGTAGCAACGGGCTCGAGTGGCGCACATGGCACTGCTATCCGCAAAACGGCGAAGTGGTGGAAACCCGGTCGGTGCTGAGCGTCGATGCAGCGCTGAGCATCGATGAACAACACGTCCAGCGCGTGCCGGGAAGTGAGCACGTGCGATGA
- a CDS encoding polysaccharide deacetylase family protein, which translates to MKRAIFSSVVVGTLVLSGCGSNGSETTSGDGQGAQTTSAGPESTPTPSPTPDPTELKPGTNHSYEAAEYAYEAKDVHNWLHGEKTQAANYPEKKIAFLTFDDGPTNITPKVLEELKKAGAPATFFVIAGELGVEGPDGDKHLKQTIEDGNSVCIHTYSHKYSYLYPGRRANAENISKDYDKALKSVRKVLGEDYEVHGYRYPGGHGWRKMGAADKALEKKGSYWIDWNSENGDGTDSASSTGEGRAKRALSTLSDSPNVAVILMHDYQDNDATAEGVAPLVKELKKRGYEFGVIN; encoded by the coding sequence GTGAAACGCGCAATTTTTTCGAGTGTGGTTGTCGGAACCTTGGTCCTGTCAGGGTGCGGGTCCAACGGTTCCGAAACCACCTCGGGAGATGGGCAGGGAGCCCAGACCACCTCGGCGGGCCCTGAAAGCACGCCCACCCCAAGCCCAACGCCCGACCCCACTGAGCTGAAGCCGGGAACCAACCATTCGTACGAGGCGGCGGAATACGCATACGAAGCCAAAGACGTACACAACTGGTTGCACGGGGAAAAGACCCAGGCGGCCAACTACCCTGAGAAGAAGATCGCCTTCCTCACGTTCGACGACGGCCCCACGAACATCACGCCAAAGGTGCTTGAGGAACTCAAGAAGGCTGGCGCTCCTGCCACGTTCTTCGTGATCGCCGGCGAGCTGGGAGTCGAAGGGCCCGACGGCGATAAACACCTCAAACAGACCATTGAGGACGGGAACTCGGTGTGCATCCACACGTACTCGCACAAGTACTCGTACCTGTACCCAGGGCGCCGGGCCAACGCCGAAAACATCTCAAAAGACTACGACAAGGCCCTTAAGTCCGTGCGCAAGGTTTTGGGTGAGGACTACGAGGTACACGGTTACCGTTACCCGGGCGGACACGGATGGCGCAAAATGGGGGCTGCGGACAAAGCTCTCGAAAAGAAGGGTTCGTACTGGATCGACTGGAACTCTGAAAATGGGGACGGTACCGATTCGGCGAGCTCAACGGGTGAAGGCCGTGCCAAGCGAGCCCTGTCGACCTTGTCGGACTCCCCGAACGTCGCCGTCATCCTCATGCACGACTACCAAGACAACGACGCGACCGCCGAAGGAGTAGCCCCGCTGGTCAAGGAACTCAAGAAGCGGGGCTACGAATTCGGGGTCATCAACTAA
- a CDS encoding acyl-CoA dehydrogenase family protein produces the protein MITFMPGQLPEEYESLRQQVAKFSDEEVAPVSAELDAKHEFPYKLVAKMGQMGLFGLPFDEKYGGMGGDYFALCLAIEELARNNQSLAITLEAGVSLGAMPIYRFGTEEQKQEWLPKLTDGSGLAAFGLTEAEAGSDAGGTKTKAVLENGEWVINGSKQFITNSGTDITRLVTATAVTGTRTGRDGKEKPEISTIMIPTGTSGFTAEPAYDKVGWNSSDTHPLTFDNVRVPEENLLGERGRGYANFLRILDEGRIAVAALSVGAAQGCVDESVRYAKERVTFGKPIANYQGIQFKIARMEARVVAARAAYYLAASRMESGLPFKKEAAVAKLIAGDAAMDNARDATQIFGGYGFMNEYLVARHYRDSKILEVGEGTTEVQYMLIARELGLA, from the coding sequence ATGATCACATTTATGCCCGGCCAATTGCCGGAAGAATACGAATCCCTACGTCAGCAGGTTGCGAAGTTCTCAGACGAAGAAGTCGCACCGGTCAGCGCGGAACTCGACGCCAAGCACGAATTCCCCTACAAGCTGGTCGCAAAAATGGGCCAGATGGGTCTGTTCGGTCTGCCTTTTGACGAGAAGTACGGCGGAATGGGCGGAGACTACTTCGCCCTGTGCTTGGCGATTGAAGAGCTGGCGCGCAACAACCAGTCGCTGGCCATCACGCTGGAGGCTGGGGTTTCGCTGGGTGCTATGCCCATCTACCGCTTTGGAACCGAAGAGCAGAAGCAGGAATGGCTGCCAAAGCTCACCGACGGTTCCGGGTTGGCTGCGTTCGGGTTGACCGAGGCCGAGGCCGGCTCCGACGCCGGTGGCACCAAGACGAAGGCTGTTTTGGAAAACGGCGAATGGGTCATCAACGGATCCAAGCAGTTCATCACGAACTCCGGAACCGACATCACCCGCCTGGTCACTGCCACCGCAGTCACCGGGACCCGTACGGGCCGTGACGGTAAGGAAAAGCCAGAAATTTCGACCATCATGATCCCTACCGGAACCTCTGGTTTCACCGCTGAACCCGCATACGACAAGGTGGGGTGGAACTCCTCAGACACCCACCCGCTCACCTTCGACAACGTGCGTGTTCCTGAAGAAAACCTGCTGGGTGAACGCGGCCGAGGTTACGCGAACTTCCTGCGCATCCTGGACGAAGGTCGTATTGCAGTGGCCGCTCTGTCCGTGGGTGCCGCGCAAGGGTGTGTGGATGAGTCGGTGCGGTACGCGAAGGAACGTGTGACCTTCGGTAAACCGATCGCCAACTACCAGGGAATCCAGTTCAAGATCGCACGTATGGAAGCCCGCGTCGTGGCAGCCCGCGCGGCGTACTACCTGGCTGCTTCACGCATGGAATCCGGCCTTCCGTTCAAGAAGGAAGCTGCTGTTGCCAAACTGATCGCCGGTGACGCGGCGATGGACAACGCACGTGATGCCACTCAGATCTTCGGTGGCTACGGCTTCATGAACGAATACCTGGTTGCACGCCACTACCGTGATTCCAAGATCCTGGAGGTGGGCGAAGGAACCACTGAGGTCCAGTACATGCTCATTGCCCGCGAACTGGGCCTTGCATAA
- a CDS encoding MaoC family dehydratase — protein sequence MTHNTHEEHGSAVVQQRGLWFDEMEVGTVYKHAPGRTITEADNTWFTAVTMNTQALHLDAAFAGSEPFGERLVNSMFTLATLVGLSVSQLTQGTIVGNLGFSEVAFPKPLFHGDTLYAETKILDKRLSRSRPGQGIVTLEHIGRNQDGAIVAKAVRQTMVFTSDHAEQNEG from the coding sequence ATGACGCACAACACACATGAAGAACATGGGTCGGCAGTGGTCCAGCAACGTGGACTGTGGTTCGACGAAATGGAAGTGGGCACCGTTTACAAGCACGCCCCGGGCCGTACCATCACCGAAGCAGACAACACGTGGTTCACTGCGGTCACCATGAACACGCAGGCGTTGCACTTGGACGCGGCTTTTGCTGGGTCGGAGCCGTTTGGTGAGCGGTTGGTGAACTCCATGTTCACGCTGGCCACGTTGGTGGGGCTGTCTGTCAGTCAGCTGACCCAGGGCACCATCGTGGGGAACCTGGGGTTCTCCGAGGTGGCATTCCCTAAACCGCTGTTCCACGGGGACACGCTGTATGCGGAAACCAAGATCCTGGACAAGCGTTTGTCGCGGTCACGCCCAGGGCAGGGGATTGTCACCCTGGAACACATTGGACGTAACCAGGACGGTGCGATCGTAGCGAAAGCCGTGCGTCAAACAATGGTGTTTACATCTGACCACGCAGAACAGAACGAAGGGTAA
- a CDS encoding acetyl/propionyl/methylcrotonyl-CoA carboxylase subunit alpha, which translates to MFTKILIANRGEIALRVIRTCQRLGVQTVAVYSDADAHAPHVKLADQAVRLGPAAASESYLKIDRVIEAAQSTGAQAIHPGYGFLSENAQFAAACEDAGIVFLGPTASAIRTMGDKITAKQAVASRGVPLVPGVAESGLSNDQLEKAALDVGMPVLIKPSAGGGGKGMHAVFKQEDLRESLEAARREAASSFGDDTLFLERLISTPRHIEVQVLADEHGNVIHLGERECSLQRRHQKVIEEAPSALLDEETRARIGQAAVETARSVGYRGAGTVEFIASADNPDEFFFMEMNTRLQVEHPVTEQVTGVDLVEWQLRIGAGEELTLKQEDITLTGHSIEARIYAEDPARGFLPTGGTAIDVVFGNDNDPGLRVDAGLEAGQTIVSDYDPMIAKVITTAPTREEALAKLDDVLAHSAVPGIVTNIDFLRMLITRDDVIAGDLDTGLIDRLTEDDLAHAPQPVDALLAAVAVTHGVGQRTTTAQRGQATTSAPSAWNVTGWRNASPINERVDLTYQGEPVDAVYAGEPARVRPVGTGAEVVVTCCGSDHRALVWVTPANVWVASTRGVFMFGRPQADTTLGAAGAGASITAPMPGAVTSVRVADGDTVEEGQPVLVLEAMKMEHVLRAPVTGVVQLATAAGTQVALDEVLATVVEEEEQ; encoded by the coding sequence ATGTTTACCAAAATTCTTATCGCCAACCGCGGTGAAATTGCACTCCGCGTCATTCGCACGTGTCAGCGTTTGGGCGTGCAAACCGTGGCCGTGTACTCCGACGCCGACGCCCACGCCCCGCACGTCAAACTCGCCGACCAAGCCGTGCGCCTGGGCCCAGCTGCTGCTAGCGAGTCGTATCTGAAGATCGACCGAGTCATTGAAGCCGCCCAGTCCACCGGCGCGCAAGCGATCCATCCCGGCTACGGCTTCTTGAGCGAAAACGCCCAGTTCGCAGCGGCCTGTGAAGACGCCGGCATCGTGTTCCTGGGCCCCACCGCCAGCGCAATCCGCACCATGGGTGACAAGATCACGGCCAAGCAGGCCGTCGCATCCCGAGGTGTCCCGCTGGTTCCCGGTGTCGCAGAGTCCGGCTTGAGTAACGACCAGTTGGAAAAGGCAGCACTCGATGTGGGCATGCCGGTGCTCATCAAGCCATCAGCCGGTGGTGGTGGAAAAGGTATGCACGCCGTGTTCAAGCAAGAAGACCTGCGCGAATCACTCGAGGCCGCACGCCGTGAGGCTGCCAGCTCTTTTGGTGACGACACCCTGTTCCTTGAACGCCTCATCTCCACCCCACGCCACATTGAGGTGCAGGTTCTGGCAGACGAGCACGGAAACGTCATCCACCTAGGCGAACGCGAATGTTCGCTCCAGCGCCGCCACCAGAAGGTCATCGAAGAAGCCCCCAGCGCGCTGCTCGATGAGGAAACCCGCGCCCGGATCGGCCAGGCCGCGGTAGAGACCGCCCGTTCCGTTGGATACAGGGGCGCGGGAACCGTTGAGTTCATCGCATCTGCTGACAACCCCGATGAATTCTTCTTCATGGAGATGAACACGCGCCTGCAGGTCGAACACCCCGTGACCGAACAAGTCACCGGGGTCGACCTCGTGGAATGGCAGCTGCGGATCGGTGCTGGTGAAGAACTCACCCTGAAACAAGAGGACATCACCCTCACCGGGCACTCCATCGAAGCGCGTATCTACGCCGAAGACCCCGCCCGCGGCTTCCTTCCCACCGGTGGTACCGCGATCGACGTGGTGTTCGGCAACGACAACGACCCAGGGCTGCGTGTCGACGCGGGCCTGGAGGCCGGCCAGACGATCGTGAGCGACTACGACCCCATGATCGCCAAGGTCATCACCACCGCGCCCACCCGTGAAGAAGCGCTCGCCAAGTTAGATGACGTGCTCGCCCACTCCGCAGTGCCGGGAATCGTGACCAACATCGATTTCCTGCGCATGCTCATCACCCGCGACGACGTCATCGCAGGTGACCTGGACACAGGGCTGATCGACCGCCTCACGGAAGACGACCTGGCCCACGCCCCACAACCCGTCGACGCCCTGCTCGCAGCGGTTGCGGTCACCCATGGCGTAGGACAGCGCACAACCACCGCACAGCGGGGGCAGGCAACGACCTCGGCCCCTTCAGCCTGGAACGTCACCGGCTGGCGCAACGCCAGCCCCATCAACGAACGCGTGGACCTCACCTACCAGGGTGAGCCCGTGGACGCCGTGTACGCGGGGGAGCCCGCGCGGGTGCGTCCAGTAGGAACCGGCGCCGAGGTCGTCGTCACCTGCTGCGGGTCCGACCACCGGGCGCTCGTGTGGGTGACACCGGCAAACGTGTGGGTGGCGAGTACGCGCGGCGTGTTCATGTTCGGACGCCCGCAGGCCGACACCACCCTGGGTGCGGCCGGTGCAGGCGCCTCGATCACGGCTCCTATGCCGGGGGCCGTGACATCGGTGCGGGTTGCCGACGGCGACACAGTAGAAGAAGGCCAGCCAGTGCTGGTACTCGAAGCCATGAAGATGGAGCACGTCCTGCGTGCGCCGGTCACAGGGGTGGTGCAACTGGCAACGGCTGCGGGCACCCAGGTGGCCTTGGACGAAGTTTTAGCAACGGTAGTTGAAGAGGAAGAACAATGA
- a CDS encoding DUF350 domain-containing protein, with the protein MWIDVLRDSASVAMYSVIGLLLMMAGFFIVDLLTPGNLKKLLWEERSKNAALFVGSKALGVSIIVCAAIYASAHDLLAGLVSTLVYGVMGIIVMAVSFLLIDLFTPGKLGDLVHDPELHPATWVSAATHLGVALIISVALL; encoded by the coding sequence ATGTGGATTGATGTGCTTCGCGACAGCGCGAGCGTGGCCATGTATTCGGTGATTGGGTTGCTGTTGATGATGGCGGGATTCTTCATCGTTGACCTGCTGACACCGGGGAATCTGAAGAAACTGCTGTGGGAAGAACGCTCAAAGAACGCCGCGCTGTTTGTGGGGTCAAAAGCGCTGGGTGTATCCATCATTGTGTGTGCAGCGATCTACGCAAGCGCTCACGACCTACTTGCAGGACTGGTTTCAACACTGGTGTACGGGGTCATGGGCATCATTGTGATGGCCGTGAGCTTCCTGCTGATCGACCTGTTTACGCCGGGCAAACTGGGCGACTTGGTACACGACCCTGAACTTCACCCTGCCACGTGGGTGTCAGCGGCAACCCACCTCGGGGTGGCGCTCATCATTAGCGTGGCGCTTTTGTGA
- a CDS encoding TetR/AcrR family transcriptional regulator translates to MVTSDKGISRQLAKAQRREAIMESAKVLFARHGFLAVSIDDIGHGAGVSGPAVYRHFPSKEAILSELLVGISNYLKAGGGHIVENWKAPSSKDILIKLIDFHLTFAVTESELIRIHDRDLGSLPVDGQNRVRALQRAYVDRWVSVVTAMSDLTRDEATVRVHAIFGMLNSTPYVVRRKPEEVIRQQLRRAALASLEIDPDA, encoded by the coding sequence ATGGTCACGTCAGACAAGGGAATTTCCCGCCAGCTTGCAAAGGCGCAGCGACGCGAAGCGATCATGGAATCGGCGAAGGTGCTGTTCGCCCGTCACGGCTTCTTGGCGGTGAGCATTGACGACATTGGACACGGCGCAGGAGTGTCGGGTCCTGCGGTGTACCGGCACTTCCCGTCAAAGGAAGCAATACTGTCAGAACTGCTGGTGGGGATCTCCAACTACCTCAAAGCAGGTGGCGGGCACATTGTTGAGAATTGGAAGGCTCCCTCGTCCAAAGACATCTTGATTAAGCTGATCGATTTCCACTTGACGTTCGCGGTTACGGAGTCTGAGCTGATTCGGATTCACGATCGCGACCTGGGAAGCCTGCCTGTTGATGGGCAGAACCGCGTGCGTGCGTTGCAGCGGGCATATGTCGATCGGTGGGTGAGCGTGGTGACCGCGATGTCTGATCTGACTCGTGATGAAGCCACTGTGCGGGTCCACGCGATTTTTGGGATGCTCAACTCCACGCCGTATGTGGTGCGCCGCAAGCCGGAGGAAGTGATTCGGCAACAGTTGCGCCGGGCGGCGTTGGCGTCGCTTGAGATCGACCCGGATGCGTGA
- a CDS encoding polyamine aminopropyltransferase codes for MTTERTQSPEPTFPSTPVKPGWARFTILFAVFLCAACGMVYELALIALGSYLLGNTIVQASIVLSVMVFAMGVGSVATKRLVRWAAVSFALIEVLLSVIGGLSVLLLYLAFAYMDLYMVALVVCAFTIGALIGAEIPLLMELVQSIRKQRASSAVADLFAADYVGGLLGGLAFPFLLLPLLGLVRGTIVTGAINALTGVVIVLWLFRRSLARRATVAVSTCLVVALGFLAVAWALADTIEVSARQKLYRDPIVAAERSDYQEIVLTRDPRTSDTRLFLNGDLQFASLDEHRYHESLVHPVMNGKHAKVLILGGGDGLAAREVLKYPDVDAVTLVDLDPAVTGLAKSDDRLRKFNQDALNDPRVKVINADAFSWVRTGPPREFDAVIVDLPDPDDVPTAKLYTIEFYDLVSHVMAPGARMVVQAGSPYFAPEAYWGIGESVAQAGFTTTPYHVDVPSFGDWGYFLAGKGATPEVKVSDAVAPQVSFMTPEVARASVVFPPDRDRGSVKNVEASTLLRPKVLDAERRGWVGY; via the coding sequence GTGACTACTGAGCGGACGCAGTCTCCCGAACCCACATTCCCGTCCACTCCCGTGAAGCCGGGTTGGGCGCGGTTCACGATCCTGTTTGCGGTGTTCCTGTGCGCCGCCTGCGGCATGGTGTACGAGCTTGCGCTCATCGCGCTGGGTTCGTACCTGCTGGGCAACACGATTGTGCAGGCGTCCATTGTCCTGTCCGTGATGGTGTTTGCCATGGGCGTGGGCTCGGTTGCCACCAAACGCTTGGTCCGGTGGGCGGCAGTGTCGTTCGCTCTTATCGAGGTGCTGCTCAGCGTCATTGGTGGGCTGAGCGTGCTCCTGCTGTACCTGGCATTCGCCTACATGGACCTGTACATGGTGGCGCTGGTGGTGTGTGCGTTCACCATTGGTGCGTTGATTGGTGCAGAAATCCCGTTGCTCATGGAGCTGGTCCAGTCCATTCGCAAGCAACGCGCCTCGAGTGCCGTGGCGGATCTGTTCGCCGCGGATTACGTGGGTGGCCTGTTGGGTGGGCTGGCGTTCCCGTTCCTGCTTTTGCCACTGCTGGGGTTGGTGCGGGGCACCATTGTGACTGGTGCGATTAACGCGCTCACAGGTGTGGTGATTGTCCTGTGGCTGTTCCGTCGTAGCCTGGCGCGACGTGCCACGGTCGCGGTCTCAACCTGTCTGGTGGTGGCGCTGGGTTTCCTAGCGGTCGCGTGGGCGTTGGCCGACACGATCGAGGTGTCAGCGCGTCAGAAACTCTACCGGGACCCGATTGTGGCGGCGGAGCGCAGCGACTACCAAGAGATCGTGCTGACAAGGGACCCGCGCACATCTGACACCCGCCTGTTTCTCAACGGTGATTTGCAGTTCGCATCCCTGGACGAGCACCGGTACCACGAATCTTTGGTGCACCCGGTGATGAACGGGAAGCACGCAAAGGTGCTCATCTTGGGTGGTGGCGATGGGCTGGCTGCCCGAGAAGTGCTTAAGTATCCGGACGTGGATGCGGTGACGTTGGTTGATCTGGACCCTGCGGTCACCGGTTTAGCTAAGAGCGACGATCGTCTGCGTAAGTTCAATCAAGACGCGCTCAACGATCCGCGCGTGAAGGTGATCAACGCGGACGCGTTTTCGTGGGTACGCACCGGCCCGCCGCGTGAGTTTGACGCGGTGATCGTTGACCTGCCTGACCCGGACGACGTGCCCACCGCCAAGCTGTACACGATCGAGTTTTACGACTTGGTTTCGCATGTGATGGCACCTGGCGCTCGGATGGTGGTGCAGGCGGGGTCCCCGTATTTCGCACCTGAAGCATACTGGGGGATAGGGGAGTCTGTTGCCCAGGCCGGGTTCACCACGACGCCTTACCATGTGGACGTGCCCAGTTTTGGGGACTGGGGGTATTTCTTGGCGGGCAAGGGTGCCACCCCGGAGGTGAAGGTCAGTGACGCGGTTGCCCCGCAGGTTTCTTTTATGACGCCCGAGGTGGCCCGTGCTTCCGTTGTCTTCCCACCTGACCGTGATCGTGGGTCGGTGAAGAACGTGGAGGCGTCCACTCTTCTTCGCCCTAAGGTGCTAGATGCGGAGCGCCGAGGCTGGGTGGGGTACTGA
- a CDS encoding universal stress protein: MKLSRDSVVVGIDDSDSAREAAHFALAHFADAREIVLVAVIPDGTRPVLPAPSDVTTPYTGSLPAVQPATPSEEDRQKCQAMLDDLRAQLEATREDSETTSAPIKTRVLAGDPAEQLATLGDDAGLLVIGHHGADQEFAGRIGRTSRGLPGHSLCPVLIYRPGDTGDSVVVGMDTSEYSSVAALDAADFAVNAGLPLRVVVGVDPLGDSERTHAQTEFDLTWLRSEVPGLDVSVEYAQGPAAEVLIAASSNARLLVMGKRGLGLFAGMAVQLGRTASQVIDAVNTSLMLVSFRDDPRLANRRIVD; encoded by the coding sequence ATGAAACTGTCGCGTGACAGCGTCGTTGTGGGTATTGATGACTCGGATTCCGCACGTGAAGCGGCCCATTTTGCCCTAGCTCACTTCGCAGACGCACGCGAAATCGTGCTGGTGGCCGTGATCCCAGACGGAACGCGCCCCGTGTTGCCCGCACCTAGTGACGTAACCACCCCGTATACCGGCTCCCTGCCTGCAGTTCAGCCAGCAACACCCAGCGAAGAAGATCGCCAAAAATGCCAAGCCATGCTGGACGATCTACGCGCTCAACTCGAAGCCACACGCGAAGACTCCGAAACCACCTCGGCGCCCATCAAAACCCGCGTCCTCGCAGGCGACCCTGCAGAACAACTCGCCACGCTGGGTGACGACGCAGGCCTCCTGGTGATCGGCCACCACGGTGCGGACCAGGAATTCGCCGGCCGAATCGGACGCACCAGCCGTGGACTCCCCGGCCACTCGCTGTGCCCCGTGCTCATCTACCGGCCAGGCGACACCGGCGACTCGGTCGTCGTGGGCATGGACACCTCCGAATACTCCAGCGTGGCCGCCCTGGACGCCGCCGACTTCGCCGTCAACGCCGGCCTGCCCCTGCGCGTGGTCGTGGGCGTCGACCCTCTGGGCGACAGCGAACGCACCCACGCGCAAACGGAGTTCGACCTCACCTGGTTGCGCTCGGAAGTGCCCGGTCTGGACGTGTCCGTTGAGTACGCGCAGGGTCCCGCCGCCGAGGTGCTCATCGCCGCATCCTCAAACGCCCGCCTCCTCGTCATGGGTAAGCGCGGCCTGGGTCTCTTCGCCGGAATGGCAGTTCAACTGGGTCGCACAGCCAGCCAAGTGATCGACGCCGTCAACACCTCACTCATGCTGGTGTCGTTCCGCGACGACCCGCGCCTAGCCAACCGCCGGATCGTCGACTAA
- a CDS encoding carboxyl transferase domain-containing protein has product MRAIGTPPDPSTAEEFAHAHSQLIDELRARTAQTALGGSERSRQKHLDRGKLLPRDRVERLLDPGSPFLEFSALAANGMYNDDSPGAGIITGMGLVNGRICVIVANDATVKGGTYYPMTVKKHLRAQEIARENKLPCIYLVDSGGANLPNQDDVFPDREHFGRIFYNQATMSAAGIPQLAAVMGSCTAGGAYVPAMADESIIVNEQGTIFLGGPPLVKAATGEVVTAEELGGGALHARTSGVADHLAANDDHALEIMRDIVATLPAAPAPAWERAEPQEPKYTSDELTHVVPADLKTPYDVRQVIARIVDGSEFHEFKAEYGNTLITGFARIDGHPVGIIANNGVLFGESAQKGAHFIELCDQRDTPLVFLQNITGFMVGRDYEAGGIAKHGAKMVNAVATARVPKFTVIIGGSYGAGNYSMCGRAYSPRFLWMWPNTRISVMGGEQAASVLATVKRDQMEARGEDWPVEEENAFKAPVLQQYEDQGNPYYSTARLWDDGIIEPSQTRQVLALALEAARYAPLERPLNSAGYGVFRM; this is encoded by the coding sequence ATGCGCGCCATTGGTACACCTCCGGACCCCAGCACAGCGGAAGAATTCGCGCACGCGCACAGCCAGCTCATCGACGAACTGCGCGCTCGCACTGCCCAGACCGCGCTGGGTGGTTCGGAACGGTCCAGGCAAAAACATCTGGATCGCGGCAAACTTCTCCCACGTGACCGCGTGGAACGTCTGCTGGACCCCGGTAGCCCTTTCCTCGAGTTCTCCGCGCTGGCAGCCAATGGCATGTACAACGACGACTCGCCAGGTGCGGGAATCATCACCGGAATGGGGCTAGTCAACGGGCGTATCTGCGTGATCGTGGCCAACGACGCCACGGTCAAAGGTGGAACGTACTACCCCATGACCGTCAAGAAGCACCTGCGCGCACAAGAAATCGCACGCGAAAACAAACTCCCATGCATCTACCTCGTGGACTCCGGGGGAGCGAACCTACCCAACCAAGACGACGTGTTCCCCGACCGTGAACACTTTGGTCGCATCTTCTACAACCAGGCCACCATGTCGGCGGCCGGAATCCCTCAGCTCGCCGCGGTCATGGGGTCGTGTACCGCCGGTGGTGCATATGTGCCCGCCATGGCAGACGAATCCATCATCGTCAACGAACAAGGAACCATCTTTTTAGGCGGCCCACCCCTGGTGAAAGCCGCCACCGGTGAAGTCGTCACAGCAGAAGAACTCGGCGGGGGAGCGCTCCACGCACGCACCTCGGGCGTTGCCGACCATCTGGCCGCCAACGACGACCACGCGCTCGAAATCATGCGCGACATCGTGGCCACCCTGCCCGCAGCACCTGCCCCCGCATGGGAACGGGCTGAACCACAAGAACCCAAATACACCTCGGACGAACTCACCCACGTGGTACCCGCGGACCTCAAAACCCCGTACGACGTCCGCCAGGTCATCGCACGCATCGTTGACGGATCTGAGTTCCACGAGTTTAAAGCCGAATACGGCAACACGCTCATCACCGGGTTCGCCCGCATCGACGGCCACCCGGTAGGCATCATCGCAAACAACGGTGTGCTGTTCGGCGAATCTGCACAGAAGGGCGCACACTTCATCGAACTGTGCGACCAACGTGACACCCCACTGGTGTTCCTCCAGAACATCACCGGATTCATGGTGGGACGCGACTACGAAGCCGGCGGAATTGCTAAACACGGCGCCAAAATGGTCAACGCTGTGGCCACCGCGCGCGTACCTAAGTTCACCGTCATCATCGGCGGGTCCTACGGCGCCGGAAACTACTCCATGTGTGGTCGCGCCTACTCGCCTCGGTTCCTGTGGATGTGGCCCAACACGCGCATCTCGGTCATGGGTGGTGAACAGGCCGCCAGTGTTCTGGCAACCGTCAAACGCGACCAGATGGAAGCCCGTGGCGAAGACTGGCCAGTCGAAGAAGAAAACGCGTTCAAGGCCCCCGTACTCCAACAGTACGAAGACCAAGGAAACCCCTACTACTCAACCGCTCGCCTGTGGGATGACGGGATCATCGAACCGTCGCAGACCCGTCAAGTGCTAGCGCTGGCACTCGAGGCTGCGCGCTACGCCCCACTTGAGCGTCCGCTTAACTCTGCTGGCTACGGCGTTTTCAGGATGTGA